In Marinitoga hydrogenitolerans DSM 16785, the following are encoded in one genomic region:
- a CDS encoding ComEC/Rec2 family competence protein gives MPFFVNLFFSSIVLILMIKAKMMTTAIIFMAVVFFVFKYSFKTKIVFLLILILIFISTLKTYTIPLSYNIGILGKIIDKNYNFYVVKADKIFFNDSWKKVKEKIYFSYNKYSTDPFKIGNRVYIIGKKVKNKFEIDYMANSSKKSIYSLRNFLKERMYRNFPYENKNILFSVIFGGLRGKNAEIFKNSGLLHLFAVSGFHVYIIYSILYLVYSFTLLPINYRRVTTILVLLFYLCASGFSDSATRAVFLLIIIELNKIFGFNIDSKNILGIIGVTNLLYNPNVIFSVGFLMSYFAAFSILQVIEYSKNPFLITISAFLAILPWSILFFEGFSIIGPLMSFLFVPIVYSLLIISLIYIIIPLPDIISNITNVYISNIKYILHYINNYIMYINLNENFSIFLYFISFIILILYHLIIRKKYSEQGGI, from the coding sequence ATGCCATTTTTTGTAAATTTGTTTTTTAGTTCAATTGTTTTAATCCTTATGATAAAAGCAAAAATGATGACTACAGCCATAATTTTTATGGCTGTAGTCTTTTTTGTTTTTAAATATTCATTTAAAACAAAGATTGTATTTTTATTAATTTTAATTTTGATTTTTATATCAACATTAAAAACATATACAATACCGTTAAGTTATAATATAGGTATTTTGGGAAAAATTATAGATAAAAACTATAATTTTTATGTGGTTAAAGCGGATAAGATTTTTTTTAATGATTCATGGAAGAAAGTAAAAGAAAAGATATATTTTTCATATAATAAATATTCAACAGACCCTTTTAAAATAGGAAATAGAGTATATATAATTGGTAAAAAGGTAAAAAATAAATTTGAAATTGATTATATGGCTAATTCTTCAAAAAAGAGTATATATTCTTTAAGGAATTTTTTAAAAGAAAGAATGTATAGAAATTTTCCATATGAAAATAAAAATATATTATTTTCAGTAATTTTTGGTGGTTTAAGAGGTAAAAATGCTGAAATTTTTAAAAATTCAGGATTATTACATTTGTTTGCTGTTTCAGGATTCCATGTATATATCATATATTCAATTCTTTATTTAGTATATTCTTTTACACTTTTACCTATAAACTATAGAAGAGTAACAACAATTTTAGTATTATTATTTTATCTATGTGCTTCAGGTTTTTCTGATTCAGCTACAAGAGCGGTTTTTTTATTAATAATAATTGAATTAAATAAAATTTTTGGATTTAATATAGATTCAAAAAATATATTGGGTATAATAGGTGTAACAAATTTATTGTATAATCCAAATGTTATTTTTTCAGTAGGATTTTTAATGAGTTATTTCGCTGCATTTTCAATATTACAGGTTATCGAGTATTCGAAAAATCCTTTTTTAATAACAATTTCAGCATTTTTAGCTATTTTACCATGGAGTATATTATTTTTTGAAGGGTTTTCAATAATTGGTCCATTAATGAGTTTTTTATTTGTTCCAATTGTATATTCTTTGCTTATTATATCGTTAATATACATAATTATACCTTTACCTGATATCATATCGAATATCACAAATGTTTATATATCAAATATAAAATATATTTTACATTATATAAATAATTATATAATGTATATAAATTTAAATGAAAATTTTAGTATTTTTCTTTATTTCATATCTTTTATAATTCTTATTTTGTATCATTTAATAATACGAAAAAAATATTCTGAACAAGGAGGAATTTAA
- a CDS encoding thymidine kinase, which translates to MSGNFILIVGPMYSGKTSELISFVEIYTLGRKKIKVFKPIIDDRYSSEYVVSHTGTKIKAIPIKHSKEMYEYLDYDEKAVFVDEVQFFDEELKDVILDLIKKGINVYCSGLDLTYKNNPFNTTILLSAYADEIIKKKAVCHECGEYNGTISFKIVGNGSEIDVGGFEKYIAVCRDCYEKLVAEKEK; encoded by the coding sequence ATGTCCGGAAACTTTATTTTAATAGTAGGTCCTATGTATTCAGGTAAAACATCGGAACTTATTTCTTTTGTTGAAATATATACATTAGGAAGAAAGAAGATAAAGGTTTTTAAACCTATCATTGATGATAGATATTCTTCAGAATATGTTGTCTCACATACAGGGACAAAAATTAAAGCTATTCCAATAAAACACTCAAAAGAAATGTATGAATATTTGGATTATGATGAAAAAGCTGTTTTTGTAGATGAAGTTCAATTTTTTGATGAAGAATTAAAAGATGTTATATTAGATTTAATAAAAAAAGGAATTAATGTCTATTGTTCTGGATTAGACTTAACATATAAAAACAATCCGTTTAATACAACCATATTATTATCAGCTTATGCTGATGAGATTATTAAGAAAAAAGCAGTTTGTCATGAATGTGGTGAATATAATGGAACTATTTCTTTTAAAATTGTTGGAAATGGTTCTGAAATTGATGTTGGTGGATTTGAAAAGTATATTGCGGTTTGTAGAGATTGTTATGAAAAACTGGTAGCAGAAAAAGAGAAATAA
- a CDS encoding HAD family hydrolase — protein MIKGIIFDLYGTLINANQLFLPIAKIISNEIGQPADILEKNIKETYNKHFKDYHLKPFKPEREYYKLLFNELKENLNLKNSIDYYIDEMYKTFIDLKPYDDVEHLNTIKEKGLKIAILSNADNDFVLPSLEKNIFPFDILITSHSTKLYKPDPKIFDYTLNKIKLNKEEVIFIGDNYNVDILGGINYGIKSILIKRIPSNLNYPDTIYSLKELFKYIY, from the coding sequence ATGATAAAAGGAATTATCTTCGATTTGTACGGTACATTAATAAATGCCAATCAGTTGTTTTTACCAATTGCAAAAATTATTTCCAATGAAATTGGACAACCCGCAGATATATTAGAAAAAAACATCAAAGAAACTTATAATAAGCATTTTAAAGACTATCATTTGAAACCTTTCAAACCTGAACGAGAATATTATAAATTACTTTTTAATGAATTAAAAGAAAATTTAAATTTAAAAAATTCTATTGATTATTATATTGATGAAATGTATAAAACATTTATTGATTTAAAACCATATGATGATGTTGAACATCTAAACACTATAAAAGAAAAAGGATTGAAAATAGCTATATTATCAAATGCGGATAATGATTTCGTTTTACCCTCTTTAGAAAAAAATATATTTCCATTTGACATTTTAATAACTTCACATTCTACAAAATTATATAAACCTGATCCCAAAATTTTTGATTACACATTAAACAAAATAAAATTAAACAAAGAGGAAGTTATTTTTATCGGTGATAATTACAATGTTGATATATTAGGTGGAATCAATTATGGAATAAAATCAATATTAATAAAAAGAATTCCTTCTAACCTTAATTATCCTGATACGATTTATTCTTTAAAAGAGTTGTTTAAATATATCTATTGA
- a CDS encoding diaminopimelate decarboxylase family protein: MKKIPFSVDKLLKKYPTPFYVYDQKGIINSLKKLQNAFSWCKFKEYFAVKATPNPYILRILEENGAGTDCSSMAELVLSEMVGLKGDNILFTSNNTPLEEYKKAYDLDAIINFDDIGHIPKFINKIGIPQIASIRYTPKNAYGSNVLGNPLESKFGMPYEKLLEGYKYLKKLGVKRFGLHAMIISNTLDVELITKNTEIIFKTVNNISKELNLNFEFIDIGGGFGIPYRPEEKELDIKLLSENIQKTYNKYFKNFKPKIYTENGRYITGAHGYLITKVLHIKESYKTYIGVDANMANLMRPGLYGPNKAYHHITVLGKENNTKKYKYDIVGSLCENNDKFAIDRELPKVEEGDVLIIHDVGAHGHSMGFNYNGKLRSAEFIYDGKDFKMIRRAETLEDYFSTIKNFR, from the coding sequence ATGAAAAAAATACCATTTTCTGTAGATAAATTATTAAAAAAATATCCAACACCTTTTTATGTTTATGATCAAAAGGGTATTATTAATTCTTTAAAAAAGCTACAAAATGCATTTTCCTGGTGTAAGTTTAAAGAGTATTTTGCTGTAAAAGCTACACCGAATCCATATATTTTGAGAATACTGGAAGAAAATGGTGCAGGGACTGATTGTAGTTCAATGGCAGAACTGGTTTTGTCAGAAATGGTAGGGTTAAAAGGAGATAATATTTTATTTACATCTAATAATACTCCATTGGAAGAATATAAGAAAGCATATGATTTAGATGCAATTATAAATTTTGATGATATTGGTCATATTCCAAAGTTTATAAATAAAATTGGTATTCCTCAAATTGCTTCAATAAGATATACACCTAAAAATGCTTATGGATCCAACGTTTTAGGTAATCCTTTAGAATCAAAATTTGGAATGCCTTATGAAAAATTATTAGAGGGTTATAAATATTTAAAAAAATTAGGTGTAAAAAGATTTGGATTACATGCAATGATAATTTCTAATACGTTAGATGTTGAATTAATTACAAAAAATACAGAAATAATATTTAAAACAGTAAATAATATATCAAAAGAATTAAATCTTAATTTTGAATTTATAGATATTGGTGGAGGCTTTGGAATACCGTACAGACCTGAAGAAAAAGAGTTAGATATAAAATTATTAAGCGAAAATATTCAGAAAACATATAATAAATATTTTAAAAATTTTAAACCAAAAATATATACAGAAAATGGAAGATATATTACAGGTGCTCATGGATATTTAATAACAAAAGTTTTGCATATAAAAGAAAGCTATAAAACCTATATAGGTGTAGATGCAAACATGGCAAATTTAATGAGGCCTGGTTTATATGGACCAAATAAAGCGTATCATCATATTACAGTATTAGGTAAAGAAAATAATACAAAAAAATATAAATACGATATTGTAGGTTCTTTGTGTGAAAATAACGATAAATTTGCAATTGATAGAGAATTGCCAAAAGTTGAAGAAGGAGATGTTTTGATAATACATGATGTTGGAGCTCATGGGCATTCGATGGGATTCAATTATAATGGAAAATTAAGATCCGCAGAATTTATATACGATGGGAAAGATTTTAAAATGATTAGAAGAGCAGAAACGTTAGAAGATTATTTTTCAACAATAAAAAATTTCCGATGA
- a CDS encoding aspartate-semialdehyde dehydrogenase: MKIGIVGATGEVGRTMVKVLEDLNINVTELKLFASKKSEGKEIKFKNKGYFVEELTEEKMKDKFDYLLFSAGATISKKFAPLASEFGNIVIDNSSAFRMEKDIPLVVPEINGEIIKNYRGIIANPNCSTIQMVLALSNIQKEFGISEIFVSTYQAVSGAGNKGIQELLNQLKGMNNITHFPEKIMNNVIPQIGPIESNGFTQEEMKMINETKKIYSDYSINVYPTAVRVPVLYGHSESITFKTKKKASILEVKELISNTKNVKYTDNLITPLNVEGSDITYVSRLRKMDEYTFLMWVVADNVRVGAATNAVRILLKHFELNHHTL, from the coding sequence ATGAAAATTGGTATTGTGGGAGCAACAGGTGAAGTTGGAAGAACTATGGTTAAAGTATTAGAAGATTTAAATATCAACGTTACAGAATTAAAATTATTTGCAAGTAAAAAATCAGAAGGAAAAGAAATAAAATTTAAAAATAAAGGGTATTTTGTGGAAGAGTTAACTGAAGAAAAAATGAAAGATAAATTTGATTATTTACTTTTTTCAGCTGGAGCAACTATTTCAAAAAAATTTGCGCCATTAGCTTCTGAGTTTGGTAATATTGTAATTGATAATTCTTCTGCATTTAGAATGGAAAAAGATATTCCTTTAGTTGTACCTGAAATAAATGGAGAGATTATAAAGAATTATAGAGGAATTATAGCAAATCCTAACTGCTCAACTATTCAAATGGTTTTAGCTCTATCAAATATACAAAAAGAATTTGGAATTTCTGAAATATTTGTGAGTACATATCAAGCAGTTTCAGGTGCTGGAAATAAAGGTATTCAAGAATTGTTAAATCAACTAAAGGGAATGAATAATATTACCCATTTTCCAGAAAAAATTATGAATAATGTAATTCCTCAAATTGGTCCTATAGAAAGTAATGGATTTACACAAGAGGAAATGAAAATGATAAATGAAACAAAAAAAATTTATTCTGATTATAGTATAAATGTTTATCCAACAGCAGTAAGAGTACCTGTTTTATATGGTCATTCTGAAAGTATTACTTTCAAAACCAAAAAAAAAGCATCAATTTTAGAAGTTAAAGAGTTAATTTCAAATACAAAAAATGTAAAATATACTGATAATTTAATAACACCGTTGAACGTAGAAGGTTCTGATATTACATATGTTTCCAGATTAAGAAAAATGGATGAATATACATTTTTAATGTGGGTTGTAGCCGATAATGTTAGAGTAGGTGCTGCTACCAATGCAGTAAGAATATTATTAAAACATTTTGAATTGAATCATCATACATTATAA
- a CDS encoding 2,3-bisphosphoglycerate-independent phosphoglycerate mutase: MVDRQEFLQKLITKTDSKIVMLVMDGIGDTVVNGKTPLQAAKTPNLDKVATESDLGQTIPVLPGVTPGSGPGHLGLFGYDPIKFQIGRGILEALGIDVEVGEKDVVARGNFATIDGDIVVDRRAGRPATEISKKIVEKLQESIKEIDGVKVQFYPGKEHRFVVKLTGEGLDDRIEDADPQKEGLPIKWAHATHPEAEKTAEIFTKLMKEIREVLKDEPKINFALIRGFSKYPAIPKFPEVYKMRAAAIAVYPMYKGLAKLVGMDILNVDGETPEDEFETLKKHWDEYDFFYVHIKKTDSYGEDGNFDAKTHVIEMVDKALPKLLELNPDVLVVTGDHSTPVAISGHSWHPVPFMIKSAYTRAGLSKAFDEFECARGSVGTIYAVDLMSLLMANARKLEKFGA; encoded by the coding sequence ATGGTAGATAGACAAGAATTTTTACAGAAATTAATAACAAAAACTGATTCAAAAATAGTAATGTTAGTAATGGATGGTATTGGAGATACTGTTGTTAATGGGAAAACACCATTACAAGCGGCAAAAACACCAAATTTAGACAAAGTTGCTACAGAGTCAGATTTAGGACAAACGATTCCAGTATTACCAGGGGTTACACCAGGTTCTGGTCCAGGACATTTAGGTTTGTTTGGATATGACCCAATAAAATTTCAAATTGGTAGAGGTATTTTGGAAGCATTGGGCATTGACGTTGAAGTTGGAGAAAAAGATGTTGTTGCAAGAGGTAACTTTGCTACAATAGATGGCGATATTGTTGTTGATAGAAGAGCAGGAAGACCAGCCACAGAAATATCAAAGAAAATAGTAGAAAAATTACAAGAAAGTATTAAAGAAATAGATGGTGTGAAAGTTCAATTTTATCCTGGTAAAGAACATAGATTTGTTGTTAAATTAACCGGTGAAGGTTTAGATGATAGAATAGAGGATGCAGATCCTCAAAAAGAAGGATTACCAATAAAATGGGCACATGCTACACATCCTGAAGCAGAAAAAACTGCAGAAATATTTACAAAATTAATGAAAGAAATCAGAGAAGTGTTAAAAGATGAACCAAAAATAAACTTTGCCTTAATCAGAGGGTTTTCGAAATATCCAGCAATTCCTAAATTTCCAGAAGTATATAAAATGAGAGCAGCTGCAATAGCTGTTTATCCAATGTATAAAGGATTAGCAAAATTAGTTGGAATGGATATTTTAAATGTTGATGGTGAAACTCCTGAAGATGAATTTGAAACACTAAAAAAACATTGGGATGAATATGATTTCTTCTATGTGCATATAAAAAAGACAGATTCTTATGGAGAAGATGGTAATTTTGATGCAAAAACACATGTTATCGAAATGGTAGATAAAGCATTACCAAAATTATTGGAATTAAATCCTGATGTTCTTGTAGTTACTGGAGACCATTCAACACCTGTAGCAATAAGCGGTCATAGCTGGCATCCAGTTCCTTTTATGATAAAATCTGCATATACAAGAGCAGGGCTTTCCAAAGCATTTGATGAATTTGAATGTGCTAGAGGATCTGTAGGAACCATATATGCTGTTGATTTAATGAGTTTATTAATGGCAAATGCAAGAAAACTTGAAAAATTTGGAGCCTAA